GTCGCCGCGCTCCGGGCGCTGGTCGATCCGTCGTGGTTGCCGAATATCTACCTCCCCTACGACAGGTTGCTGGACGCCGGCCGGGTCGTTCGAGATCGCGCCGCAGTGGTCGACCCCAAGCGAGTCGTGACGGCGTCCGGCGAGGAGATCTTCGCCGACTACGTCGTGTTGGCGACGGGGTCGAGCTACCCGTTCCCGGCGAAGACCGACCTGGTCGACACCGCGGCTGCTCATGACCAGGTTGGGGCGGCACATCGTGCCCTGTCCGGGGCGGGCCGCGTCCTGTTGTTGGGCGCCGGTCCCGTCGGGATCGAGTTGGCGGGCGAGATCCGGTACACCTGGCCGGAGAAGTCGATCATCCTGTTGGACGTGTCCGGCGAGGTGCTGAGCGGCCCCTTCAAGCCGGAGCTCAAGGCCGAGCTCAGACGCCAGCTGGATGAGGCCGGCGTCGAGGTGGTGCTCGGGAGCCCCCTGCTCGAGCCACCGCCGACCGCGGCGGGCGAACCGGGGACCTTCACAGTGACGACCGACGCGGGCCGCGAGATCACCGCCGACATGTGGTTCCGTTGCTTCGGCGTCGTGCCGAGCAGCGACTACCTGGGAGACGACCTGGTCCAAGCTCGTCGCCCCGACGGCTACGTCGAGGTTGGACCCACGCTCCAGGTCGTCGGCCAGGACACGGTCTTCGCGCTC
This sequence is a window from Acidimicrobiales bacterium. Protein-coding genes within it:
- a CDS encoding FAD-dependent oxidoreductase, whose protein sequence is VAALRALVDPSWLPNIYLPYDRLLDAGRVVRDRAAVVDPKRVVTASGEEIFADYVVLATGSSYPFPAKTDLVDTAAAHDQVGAAHRALSGAGRVLLLGAGPVGIELAGEIRYTWPEKSIILLDVSGEVLSGPFKPELKAELRRQLDEAGVEVVLGSPLLEPPPTAAGEPGTFTVTTDAGREITADMWFRCFGVVPSSDYLGDDLVQARRPDGYVEVGPTLQVVGQDTVFALGDLSTADAKMAGFATRQAQTVAANITALESGSELVAYESIGPGIAVPIGPEGGAGQFPGQDEIVGPDVIAEVKGRDMMVDRFAALFGLAVAATD